A stretch of the Ischnura elegans chromosome 5, ioIscEleg1.1, whole genome shotgun sequence genome encodes the following:
- the LOC124158934 gene encoding chromatin complexes subunit BAP18 isoform X1 — translation MPKKEFKTMNSATKVGEIFTAAGAAFNKLGELTMQLHPSADSPAGKWTDEEIEMFLMAIKTFGEDMNKISERIKDRTVTQIRTTLKKKAFEDAGLPVKNITQPTSSGGVMGGSGSSGGGAGRDGGGSVAAQLAAQAQQASAAQAQQGMMGKSAAEVTLNMLNAPESEVDVEGLHEDVKLQFDGATEEVTS, via the exons ATGCCAAAGAAGGAATTCAAAACCATGAATTCAGCCACGAAG GTTGGAGAGATATTTACCGCCGCCGGGGCTGCATTTAATAAACTTGGTGAGCTGACTATGCAGCTTCATCCGTCTGCAGATTCTCCGGCTGG TAAATGGACTGATGAAGAAATTGAGATGTTTCTCATGGCAATAAAAACATTTGGAGAGGATATGAACAAAATTAGCGAGCGCATCAAGGACAGAACGGT cacaCAAATTCGGACAACACTAAAAAAAAAGGCGTTTGAAGATGCTGGACTTCCTGTCAAGAACATTACCCAGCCCACGTCTAGTGGTGGGGTGATGGGAGGAAGTGGATCGAGCGGAGGGGGTGCTGGTCGTGATGGCGGAGGAAGCGTGGCTGCGCAGCTCGCGGCACAAGCTCAGCAGGCGAGTGCTGCACAGGCCCAGCAAGGGATGATGGGAAAGTCAGCGGCTGAAGTGACTCTCAATATGCTAAATGCTCCGGAATCTGAAGTGGACGTTGAAGGTCTTCATGAAGACGTTAAACTTCAGTTTGATGGTGCCACCGAGGAAGTAACCTCTTAG
- the LOC124158934 gene encoding chromatin complexes subunit BAP18 isoform X2, with the protein MPKKEFKTMNSATKVGEIFTAAGAAFNKLGELTMQLHPSADSPAGTQIRTTLKKKAFEDAGLPVKNITQPTSSGGVMGGSGSSGGGAGRDGGGSVAAQLAAQAQQASAAQAQQGMMGKSAAEVTLNMLNAPESEVDVEGLHEDVKLQFDGATEEVTS; encoded by the exons ATGCCAAAGAAGGAATTCAAAACCATGAATTCAGCCACGAAG GTTGGAGAGATATTTACCGCCGCCGGGGCTGCATTTAATAAACTTGGTGAGCTGACTATGCAGCTTCATCCGTCTGCAGATTCTCCGGCTGG cacaCAAATTCGGACAACACTAAAAAAAAAGGCGTTTGAAGATGCTGGACTTCCTGTCAAGAACATTACCCAGCCCACGTCTAGTGGTGGGGTGATGGGAGGAAGTGGATCGAGCGGAGGGGGTGCTGGTCGTGATGGCGGAGGAAGCGTGGCTGCGCAGCTCGCGGCACAAGCTCAGCAGGCGAGTGCTGCACAGGCCCAGCAAGGGATGATGGGAAAGTCAGCGGCTGAAGTGACTCTCAATATGCTAAATGCTCCGGAATCTGAAGTGGACGTTGAAGGTCTTCATGAAGACGTTAAACTTCAGTTTGATGGTGCCACCGAGGAAGTAACCTCTTAG